TGGGCCACCGACCTGAACCTGGCCGCGGTGGAGGCCGCGCGGCAGGGGCGCTTCACCACGCGTCGCGCGATGGCCATTGGACCGGAGCGGCTCAAGCGCTTCTTCCGGCCCGTGGAGGACGGCTACGAGGCGTCTCCCATCCTGCGCGAGTACATCCGCTTCGACGGTCAGAACCTGGCCGTGCCGGTGTTCGACAAGGTGGCGCCCGCGTCGTTGGACCTCATCCTCTGCCGCAACGTCATCATCTACTTCGACCTGCCCACCATCCGCGCGCTGATGGACCGCTTCCTCGCGGCGCTGCGTCCGGGCGGGCTGCTCTTCCTGGGATACTCGGAGAGCCTGTTCAAGGTCTATGACCGCTTCGAGATGATCGAAGTGGACGGTGCGTTCGTGTACCGGCGCCCCTTGGGCGAGCGCCCCCGTCCGCCGCCGCCGCTGGCGTCCATGGCGTCGGAACTCCGGCCGGGCAGCCCGGAGTCCTTCGCCGTGGAGCTGCGCCAGCGGATGCAGGCCAGCGCGGAGACCGCGGCCAGGCTGCGCACCGACGCGGCGGGTGCCAAGGCTCCGGACGCGCCCGTGCGCAGGCCCACCCTGGAGATGCCCGCGTTGGGCGCGCTGGCGGGGCGCCGCACCGGGGAGTTCCCCGCCGTCCGCCCGGAACCGGCCCGCACCGGGGAGTTCCCCGCCATCAAGGTGGATCCGACCCGTCCCGGAGAGCCTCCGCGCCGGACCGCGACGACTGGTTCCTTCGCGGCGGTGCGCGTGGATCCGCCCGCGTCCCGGCCGCTGACGGAAGCGGTGCCAGCGCGCCCCAGCGGTTCGTGGCCGCAGCTGCTGCCGCCCGCCGAGCGCTTGAACATGGCCGTGCGCAAGATGGCGCAGGGCGACTTCCCTGGCGCCATCGACGGCGTGAAGCGCCTGCTGGTGGACGAGCCCTCCGACCTGGACGCGCTCCTGACGCTGGG
The sequence above is a segment of the Corallococcus exiguus genome. Coding sequences within it:
- a CDS encoding CheR family methyltransferase is translated as MLNVGNKVLQQLAALLLERAGLKITLDGYHSLRLALSTRMPVLGLSDPEKYLQKLMSVSGEEELRALLPLVTVGHTEFFRDAKQFRALEQSVLPELLARARREMRKVTIWSAGCATGEEPYSLALVMAELGALAVEVDLWATDLNLAAVEAARQGRFTTRRAMAIGPERLKRFFRPVEDGYEASPILREYIRFDGQNLAVPVFDKVAPASLDLILCRNVIIYFDLPTIRALMDRFLAALRPGGLLFLGYSESLFKVYDRFEMIEVDGAFVYRRPLGERPRPPPPLASMASELRPGSPESFAVELRQRMQASAETAARLRTDAAGAKAPDAPVRRPTLEMPALGALAGRRTGEFPAVRPEPARTGEFPAIKVDPTRPGEPPRRTATTGSFAAVRVDPPASRPLTEAVPARPSGSWPQLLPPAERLNMAVRKMAQGDFPGAIDGVKRLLVDEPSDLDALLTLGNLYSLTGRIDEARETFGQALQREPLCVEARVFGGVAAMQAGSLTEARSELAKALFLEPTLAIGHYLLAQVQERTQDFEAARRSYRNAVAQLKYPQRPLAGHYPEMLDSAEAISRAARYALAALEEQPG